Proteins encoded in a region of the Indicator indicator isolate 239-I01 chromosome 41, UM_Iind_1.1, whole genome shotgun sequence genome:
- the MYO1A gene encoding unconventional myosin-Ia isoform X1: MEATDSRLDVAAVGDLVLLDPLTEESLLQTLQERFRRGDIYTYIGNVVISVNPYRSLPIYGPEAVQEYHNCNFFAVKPHIYAIADDAYRSLRDRDRDQCILITGESGAGKTEASKLVMSYVAAVCSKGEEVDKVKEQLLQSNPVLEAFGNAKTVRNDNSSRFGKYMDVEFDFKGEPLGGVINNYLLEKSRIVQHVRGERNFHIFYQLLAGGSAQLLQQLKLRQDCRHYAYLNQEASDVPGMDDAANFHAMQDAMRVIGFSPDEVTALLEVAAVVLKLGNVQLSSSYQANGMEACSIAEPQELQEICSLIGLDPSVLEQALCSRTVRARNETVLTTLSVPQGYYGRDALAKNIYSRLFDWLVNRINASIQVKPGKQRKVMGVLDIYGFEIFQDNGFEQFIINYCNEKLQQIFILMTLKEEQEEYVREGIPWTPVEFFDNSIICDLIENSKGGILAMLDEECLRPGVVNEDTFLSKLNQLFASHKHYESRETQNARRVMDASLLPHCFRIHHYAGKVTYNVRGFIEKNNDLLFRDLSQAMWAAQHTLLRSLFPEGDPRKVSLKLPPTAGFQFKASVAMLMKNLYSKNPNYIRCIKPNESKAPMLFTPELVLAQVRYLGLMENVRVRRAGYAFRQLYSSFLDRYKMLSPRTWPRWTGSDREGTEVLLAELGYAPEELAFGHTKIFIRSPRTLFDLEKQRQDRVVQLATLIQKMFRGWRCRTQYQLMRKSQILISAWFRGHRQKNKYQQTKRSALILQAYVRGWKSRRLLRELKAQRRRQAAASTIAAYWRGYQTRRQYRRFFRSGASACLANFIYQRLVQKFLVELQKNLPPLSVLDQTWPPAPYKFLAEANQELRNIFYRWKCKQYREQLSPERRALLQAKLCASELFKDKKSLYTKSLQQPFQGEYLGLTQNPKYQKLHAVAKDKLVMADTVRKVNRASGKTVPRLLLLTTEHLVLADPKAAQPKTVLSLSDIRSVSVTRFSDGFLVLHLKETSTGGGKGDFLLVSDHLIELITRLHQTLLDATSQGLSLHITDQFSTRFQKGDMAVTVVESAKAGTDAPVCKKRGSHKMEILVH, translated from the exons ATGGAAGCCACCGACTCGAGGCTGGACGTGGCGGCAGTTGGGGACTTGGTGCTGCTGGACCCTCTGACCGAGGAGTCGCTGCTGCAGACGCTGCAGGAACGCTTCCGCCGCGGGGACATCTAT ACCTACATCGGGAACGTGGTGATCTCGGTGAACCCCTACCGCTCGCTGCCCATCTACGGCCCCGAGGCGGTGCAGGAGTACCACAACTGCAACTTCTTCGCTGTGAAGCCTCACAT cTATGCCATCGCTGACGATGCCTACCGCTCGCTGCGGGACCGGGACAGGGACCAGTGCATCCTCATCACTGGCGAGAGTGGGGCTGGCAAGACAg AGGCCAGCAAGCTGGTGATGTCCTACgtggcagctgtgtgcagcaaaGGAGAGGAGGTGGACAAGGtgaaggagcagctcctgcagtccAACCCCGTGCTGGAGG CCTTTGGAAATGCCAAAACTGTCCGGAATGACAACTCCTCCAGATTT GGCAAGTACATGGATGTGGAGTTCGACTTCAAAGGGGAGCCCCTGGGAGGGGTCATCAACAACT acctgctggagaagtctCGCATCGTGCAGCACGTGAGGGGCGAGAGGAACTTCCACATCTTCTaccagctcctggctgggggCTCGGCGCAGCTGCTCC agcagctgaaacTCCGCCAGGACTGCAGGCACTATGCCTACCTAAACCAGGAGGCCTCCGATGTGCCAGGCATGGACGACGCAGCCAACTTCCATGCCATGCAG GATGCCATGAGGGTCATTGGCTTCTCACCTGACGAGGtgacagcactgctggaggtgGCAGCCGTGGTGCTCAAATTGGGCAAcgtgcagctgagcagcagctaccAGGCCAATGGAATGGAGGCCTGCAGCATTGCAGAGCCACAGG agctgcaggagatctGCAGCCTGATCGGGCTGGACCCCAGCgtgctggagcaggcactgTGCTCCCGCACCGTGAGGGCACGGAACGAGACAgtgctcaccaccctcagtgtccccCAG GGCTATTACGGCCGGGACGCGCTGGCCAAGAACATCTACAGTCGCCTCTTCGACTGGCTGGTGAACCGCATCAATGCCAGCATCCAG gTGAAGCCAGGCAAGCAGAGGAAGGTAATGGGTGTCCTGGACATCTACGGGTTTGAGATCTTCCAG gacaatggctttgagcagtTCATCATCAACTACTGCaatgagaagctgcagcagatctTCATCCTGATGACCctgaaggaggagcaggaggaataTGTCCGGGAG GGTATCCCGTGGACCCCAGTGGAATTTTTTGACAACAGCATCATCTGTGACCTGATCGAGAAC agcaagggCGGGATCCTGGCCATGCTGGACGAGGAGTGCCTGCGCCCCGGCGTGGTCAACGAGGACACTTTCCTCAGCAAGCTGAACCAGCTCTTCGCCAGCCACAAGCACTACGAGAGCAGGGAGACGCAGAACGCCCGGCGGGTCATGgatgccagcctgctgccacaCTGCTTCCGCATCCACCACTACGCTGGCAAG GTGACCTACAACGTGAGGGGGTTCATCGAGAAGAACAACGACCTGCTCTTCCGTGACCTCTCGCAGGCCATGTGGGCTGCCCAGCACACCCTGCTGCGCTCCCTCTTCCCCGAGGGGGACCCCCGGAAGGTCTCCCTCAAGCTGCCCCCCACAGCTGGCTTCCAGTTCAAGGCCTCGGTGGCCATGCTCATGAAGAACCTCTACTCCAAAAACCCCAACTATATCAG GTGCATCAAACCCAACGAGAGCAAGGCGCCGATGCTCTTCACGCCGGAGCTGGTGCTGGCGCAGGTGCGGTACCTGGGCCTGATGGAGAACGTCCGGGTGCGGCGTGCAGGCTACGCCTTCCGCCAGCTCTACAGCTCCTTCCTGGACCGCTACAAGATGCTCAGCCCCCGGACCTGGCCTCGCTGGACCGGGAGTGACAG GGAGGGGACCGAGGTGCTGCTGGCGGAGCTGGGGTACGCCCCTGAGGAGCTGGCGTTTGGTCACACCAAGATCTTCATCCGCTCGCCACGCACG CTCTTCGACCTGGAGAAGCAGCGCCAGGACCGCGTGGTGCAGCTGGCGACCCTCATCCAGAAGATGTTCCGCGGGTGGCGGTGCCGCACCCAGTACCAGCTGATGCGCAAGAGCCAGATCCTCATCTCCGCCTGGTTCCGGGGCCACAGG CAAAAGAACAAGTACCAGCAGACCAAGCGCTCGGCGCTGATCCTGCAGGCGTATGTGCGGGGCTGGAAG TCCCGCCGGCTCCTCCGGGAGCTGAAGGCACAGCGTCGCCGCCAGGCAGCCGCTAGCACCATCGCCGCTTACTGGAGAGGGTATCAG ACCCGCAGGCAGTACAGGAGGTTCTTCCGCTCCGGGGCCAGCGCCTGCCTGGCCAACTTCATCTACCAGCGGCTG GTGCAGAAGTTCCTGGTGGAGCTGCAGAAAAACCTCCCACCCCTGTCAGTACTGGACCAGACCTGGCCCCCTGCACCATACAAGTTCTTGGCTGAGGCCAACCAGGAGCTGAGGAACATCTTCTACCGCTGGAAG TGCAAGCAGTACCGGGAGCAGCTCTCGCCGGAGCGCCGTGCCCTGCTGCAAGCCAAGCTCTGCGCCAGCGAGCTCTTCAAGGACAAGAAGTCCCTCTACACCAAAAG cctgcagcagcccttccAGGGTGAGTACCTGGGGCTGACACAGAACCCCAAGTACCAGAAGCTTCACGCCGTGGCCAAGGACAAGCTGGTGATGGCTGACACCGTGAGGAAGGTGAACAGAGCCAGCGGCAAG ACTGTGCCacgcctgctgctgctcaccaccGAGCACCTGGTCCTGGCTGACCCCAAGGCTGCCCAGCCCAAGACTGTGCTCAGCCTGAGCGACATCCGCAGCGTCTCTGTCACTCGCTTCTCTGATGGCTTCTTGGTGCTGCACCTCAAGGAG ACCTCCACAGGCGGGGGCAAGGGGGACTTCTTGCTCGTTAGTGACCACCTCATTGAGCTCATCACACGCCTGCaccagaccctcctggatgccACCTCTCAGGGCCTGTCCCTGCACATCACTGACCA GTTCTCCACCCGCTTCCAGAAGGGTGACATGGCTGTCACTGTGGTGGAGTCGGCCAAGGCAGGTACCGATGCCCCTGTCTGCAAGAAGCGAGGCAGCCACAAGATGGAGATCCTGGTCCACTGA
- the MYO1A gene encoding unconventional myosin-Ia isoform X2, whose product MEATDSRLDVAAVGDLVLLDPLTEESLLQTLQERFRRGDIYTYIGNVVISVNPYRSLPIYGPEAVQEYHNCNFFAVKPHIYAIADDAYRSLRDRDRDQCILITGESGAGKTEASKLVMSYVAAVCSKGEEVDKVKEQLLQSNPVLEAFGNAKTVRNDNSSRFGKYMDVEFDFKGEPLGGVINNYLLEKSRIVQHVRGERNFHIFYQLLAGGSAQLLQQLKLRQDCRHYAYLNQEASDVPGMDDAANFHAMQDAMRVIGFSPDEVTALLEVAAVVLKLGNVQLSSSYQANGMEACSIAEPQELQEICSLIGLDPSVLEQALCSRTVRARNETVLTTLSVPQGYYGRDALAKNIYSRLFDWLVNRINASIQVKPGKQRKVMGVLDIYGFEIFQDNGFEQFIINYCNEKLQQIFILMTLKEEQEEYVREGIPWTPVEFFDNSIICDLIENSKGGILAMLDEECLRPGVVNEDTFLSKLNQLFASHKHYESRETQNARRVMDASLLPHCFRIHHYAGKVTYNVRGFIEKNNDLLFRDLSQAMWAAQHTLLRSLFPEGDPRKVSLKLPPTAGFQFKASVAMLMKNLYSKNPNYIRCIKPNESKAPMLFTPELVLAQVRYLGLMENVRVRRAGYAFRQLYSSFLDRYKMLSPRTWPRWTGSDREGTEVLLAELGYAPEELAFGHTKIFIRSPRTLFDLEKQRQDRVVQLATLIQKMFRGWRCRTQYQLMRKSQILISAWFRGHRQKNKYQQTKRSALILQAYVRGWKTRRQYRRFFRSGASACLANFIYQRLVQKFLVELQKNLPPLSVLDQTWPPAPYKFLAEANQELRNIFYRWKCKQYREQLSPERRALLQAKLCASELFKDKKSLYTKSLQQPFQGEYLGLTQNPKYQKLHAVAKDKLVMADTVRKVNRASGKTVPRLLLLTTEHLVLADPKAAQPKTVLSLSDIRSVSVTRFSDGFLVLHLKETSTGGGKGDFLLVSDHLIELITRLHQTLLDATSQGLSLHITDQFSTRFQKGDMAVTVVESAKAGTDAPVCKKRGSHKMEILVH is encoded by the exons ATGGAAGCCACCGACTCGAGGCTGGACGTGGCGGCAGTTGGGGACTTGGTGCTGCTGGACCCTCTGACCGAGGAGTCGCTGCTGCAGACGCTGCAGGAACGCTTCCGCCGCGGGGACATCTAT ACCTACATCGGGAACGTGGTGATCTCGGTGAACCCCTACCGCTCGCTGCCCATCTACGGCCCCGAGGCGGTGCAGGAGTACCACAACTGCAACTTCTTCGCTGTGAAGCCTCACAT cTATGCCATCGCTGACGATGCCTACCGCTCGCTGCGGGACCGGGACAGGGACCAGTGCATCCTCATCACTGGCGAGAGTGGGGCTGGCAAGACAg AGGCCAGCAAGCTGGTGATGTCCTACgtggcagctgtgtgcagcaaaGGAGAGGAGGTGGACAAGGtgaaggagcagctcctgcagtccAACCCCGTGCTGGAGG CCTTTGGAAATGCCAAAACTGTCCGGAATGACAACTCCTCCAGATTT GGCAAGTACATGGATGTGGAGTTCGACTTCAAAGGGGAGCCCCTGGGAGGGGTCATCAACAACT acctgctggagaagtctCGCATCGTGCAGCACGTGAGGGGCGAGAGGAACTTCCACATCTTCTaccagctcctggctgggggCTCGGCGCAGCTGCTCC agcagctgaaacTCCGCCAGGACTGCAGGCACTATGCCTACCTAAACCAGGAGGCCTCCGATGTGCCAGGCATGGACGACGCAGCCAACTTCCATGCCATGCAG GATGCCATGAGGGTCATTGGCTTCTCACCTGACGAGGtgacagcactgctggaggtgGCAGCCGTGGTGCTCAAATTGGGCAAcgtgcagctgagcagcagctaccAGGCCAATGGAATGGAGGCCTGCAGCATTGCAGAGCCACAGG agctgcaggagatctGCAGCCTGATCGGGCTGGACCCCAGCgtgctggagcaggcactgTGCTCCCGCACCGTGAGGGCACGGAACGAGACAgtgctcaccaccctcagtgtccccCAG GGCTATTACGGCCGGGACGCGCTGGCCAAGAACATCTACAGTCGCCTCTTCGACTGGCTGGTGAACCGCATCAATGCCAGCATCCAG gTGAAGCCAGGCAAGCAGAGGAAGGTAATGGGTGTCCTGGACATCTACGGGTTTGAGATCTTCCAG gacaatggctttgagcagtTCATCATCAACTACTGCaatgagaagctgcagcagatctTCATCCTGATGACCctgaaggaggagcaggaggaataTGTCCGGGAG GGTATCCCGTGGACCCCAGTGGAATTTTTTGACAACAGCATCATCTGTGACCTGATCGAGAAC agcaagggCGGGATCCTGGCCATGCTGGACGAGGAGTGCCTGCGCCCCGGCGTGGTCAACGAGGACACTTTCCTCAGCAAGCTGAACCAGCTCTTCGCCAGCCACAAGCACTACGAGAGCAGGGAGACGCAGAACGCCCGGCGGGTCATGgatgccagcctgctgccacaCTGCTTCCGCATCCACCACTACGCTGGCAAG GTGACCTACAACGTGAGGGGGTTCATCGAGAAGAACAACGACCTGCTCTTCCGTGACCTCTCGCAGGCCATGTGGGCTGCCCAGCACACCCTGCTGCGCTCCCTCTTCCCCGAGGGGGACCCCCGGAAGGTCTCCCTCAAGCTGCCCCCCACAGCTGGCTTCCAGTTCAAGGCCTCGGTGGCCATGCTCATGAAGAACCTCTACTCCAAAAACCCCAACTATATCAG GTGCATCAAACCCAACGAGAGCAAGGCGCCGATGCTCTTCACGCCGGAGCTGGTGCTGGCGCAGGTGCGGTACCTGGGCCTGATGGAGAACGTCCGGGTGCGGCGTGCAGGCTACGCCTTCCGCCAGCTCTACAGCTCCTTCCTGGACCGCTACAAGATGCTCAGCCCCCGGACCTGGCCTCGCTGGACCGGGAGTGACAG GGAGGGGACCGAGGTGCTGCTGGCGGAGCTGGGGTACGCCCCTGAGGAGCTGGCGTTTGGTCACACCAAGATCTTCATCCGCTCGCCACGCACG CTCTTCGACCTGGAGAAGCAGCGCCAGGACCGCGTGGTGCAGCTGGCGACCCTCATCCAGAAGATGTTCCGCGGGTGGCGGTGCCGCACCCAGTACCAGCTGATGCGCAAGAGCCAGATCCTCATCTCCGCCTGGTTCCGGGGCCACAGG CAAAAGAACAAGTACCAGCAGACCAAGCGCTCGGCGCTGATCCTGCAGGCGTATGTGCGGGGCTGGAAG ACCCGCAGGCAGTACAGGAGGTTCTTCCGCTCCGGGGCCAGCGCCTGCCTGGCCAACTTCATCTACCAGCGGCTG GTGCAGAAGTTCCTGGTGGAGCTGCAGAAAAACCTCCCACCCCTGTCAGTACTGGACCAGACCTGGCCCCCTGCACCATACAAGTTCTTGGCTGAGGCCAACCAGGAGCTGAGGAACATCTTCTACCGCTGGAAG TGCAAGCAGTACCGGGAGCAGCTCTCGCCGGAGCGCCGTGCCCTGCTGCAAGCCAAGCTCTGCGCCAGCGAGCTCTTCAAGGACAAGAAGTCCCTCTACACCAAAAG cctgcagcagcccttccAGGGTGAGTACCTGGGGCTGACACAGAACCCCAAGTACCAGAAGCTTCACGCCGTGGCCAAGGACAAGCTGGTGATGGCTGACACCGTGAGGAAGGTGAACAGAGCCAGCGGCAAG ACTGTGCCacgcctgctgctgctcaccaccGAGCACCTGGTCCTGGCTGACCCCAAGGCTGCCCAGCCCAAGACTGTGCTCAGCCTGAGCGACATCCGCAGCGTCTCTGTCACTCGCTTCTCTGATGGCTTCTTGGTGCTGCACCTCAAGGAG ACCTCCACAGGCGGGGGCAAGGGGGACTTCTTGCTCGTTAGTGACCACCTCATTGAGCTCATCACACGCCTGCaccagaccctcctggatgccACCTCTCAGGGCCTGTCCCTGCACATCACTGACCA GTTCTCCACCCGCTTCCAGAAGGGTGACATGGCTGTCACTGTGGTGGAGTCGGCCAAGGCAGGTACCGATGCCCCTGTCTGCAAGAAGCGAGGCAGCCACAAGATGGAGATCCTGGTCCACTGA